The following is a genomic window from Corynebacterium incognita.
CCGGACGGTGCGAGCCGCCGGCCGCCCGCGCTGCGGAGCAAGAGTAGTCGCGCACGGACACCCCAGGGTAGGTCTCTAGCTCCGCGCCGACGCTGCTGGCGCCTTGCGGGCAGTCCTGCGGGGACGGGCGGCCGGGCTTGCCCCAGCGGTTGACGTCGCTGGACGTCTTCGCCCGGAGAGCACCGACCTGCCGGTAGGTGGGGTTAGCAAAGAAGGAATCGCCAAAGATGACCACCTGTTTGTCAGCGGGCGCGGCCACGGCGGGCGTTGCTGGCAGGACGAGCGCAACCGCAGCCAGCACGGCACCGGCGCGGCGGGACAGGGTAGTGAGCATTCTGGTTTCCTCTAGTCTTCGGGGCAACTGTCAACAAACTTTCATTGAATCTAATCGATTTTCCCCGGCCGTCCCGCAGACCCGGCCGCACACCAGGCACTTTCTTTCACTTGCGCATTCGGCTCCGGCCTGGTGAAGATCGACAACAAGGCGATTGACAAGCTGCTCAAGCAGTTCATGTAAAAGCTATCTCGCGGTACGTTGGTGGGCATGACTTGTTTGGTTGTGTCCACCAACGTTGCTTTTCGCCGCGATGATCCTTCCGGCCGCCACGCCTACACCGGCATTGATAAGCGGCCGGAGGCCTACCTCGACGTCGAGAAGCCTCTCTCAGACTCTGCCTCGGGGGTGGCAGGGGACAGCATCGGGGATCACGAACACCACGGCGGCGCCGACAAAGCCGTCTACGCCTTCGCGCGCGAGGAACTCGACTGGTGGGAAGAACGCCTGCACCGCGAACTCCCGTCGGGTCACTTCGGGGAGAACCTCACCACCGGCGGCGTGGTGTGGAAGGACGTGCTCATCAACCAGCGCGTGCGGGTCGGCGGTGCACTCTTGGAGGTCTCGGTTCCGCGCTCGCCGTGCGCCACGTTCAGCGGCTGGATGGGGGAGAAGGGCTGGGTCAAAACCTTTACCCAGCGTGGCGACGCCGGGGCCTACCTGCGCGTCCGTGAACCCGGGCGCATCCGCCGCGACGCACCGCTGACCTTTGAGCCTGCCCCCGATCACGGCGTCACCATGGGCATGGCTTTTGCCGCCAAGATGGGAGACAAGGCGGCGGCTAAAAAAGTGGTGGACGCGGAGGTTCTACCCCCGGCCCACCACGACAAGCTTGTGAAACTGCTGCACTAAAGCGGCTTGAGCGTGCCGTCCGGCATGTCCTTGAACATGTCCTTGTCATAAAGCAGCACCAGCAGCAGGATGCCGACGGCAAAGGCCCAGGCGGCTCCCTGGGTGACCAGCACGCCGGCGACGACGCCCGCGATGCCGAGGTCCTTCTGGTTCTTCGCCTCCATCACGCCCACGCGCACGG
Proteins encoded in this region:
- a CDS encoding MOSC domain-containing protein; this translates as MTCLVVSTNVAFRRDDPSGRHAYTGIDKRPEAYLDVEKPLSDSASGVAGDSIGDHEHHGGADKAVYAFAREELDWWEERLHRELPSGHFGENLTTGGVVWKDVLINQRVRVGGALLEVSVPRSPCATFSGWMGEKGWVKTFTQRGDAGAYLRVREPGRIRRDAPLTFEPAPDHGVTMGMAFAAKMGDKAAAKKVVDAEVLPPAHHDKLVKLLH